GATCAGGATGGCGAAGATGAGGACGATGCCGAGCAGCAGCGGGTAGTCGCGTCCGGTGACGCTGTCGACGAACTGCCGACCGATCCCCGGTACACCGTAGATGCGCTCGACGAAGAACGCGCCGGTGATGACGTTCGAGAGCGTGACGCCCGCGACCGTCAGCACGGGTATGAGCGCGTTCTTCATCGCGTGGCGGACCACGATCATCAGCTCACGCAGCCCCTTGGCGCGGGCCGTGCGGATGAAGTCCTGCCCCAGGACCTCGAGGAGGCTGGAGCGGGTGTAGCGGGCGAGGATGGCCGCCGGCCCGAGCCCGATCGCGAGCGTCGGGATGATCGCGCGCACGTCCAAGATGCCGTTCCAACCGCCGGTCGGCAGCCAGGCGACGCCGAGCGACAGGGCAACGATCAAAAGCGAGACGCGCACGAATGGTGGGGTCGCCAGTCCGCTCACGGTGATGAGCGACGCCGTGTAGTCGATCCAGGTGTTGTGTTTCACCGCGGCGAGAGTGCCAAGAGGTATCCCGACGAGCAGTGCGAACAGCATCGCCGCAAGGCCGAGCTGTGCCGACACCGGCAGTGTCGCCGCGACGATCTCCGACACCGAGCGCTCGACGCTCCGATACGACGGCCCGAGATCGCCGTGCAGCGCGTTGATGAGGTAGTCGGCGTATTGCTTGGGCAGTGGATCGTCGAGGTGGTACTGCTTGGCGAGGTTCTGCTTCACGGCCTCCGGGAGCGGCTTCTCGCTCTCGTCCCACGGGCTGCCTGGGGTCGCGTGGACGACAACAAAGGTGAGCGTGAAGACGACAACGAGGCTCGGGATCATCCAGAGAACGCGGCGGACGATGAATGTCGTCATCGATGCAGAGCCGCGCGGGGCGGAGGCCGCTGATCCAGCGGCCTACGCCCCGCCATGACTACTTCTTCACACGAACGAGATAGCCCTGGATCCGCCCCAGGACGCGGTAATGGTTGAGGCCCTCGATGTAGGGCTTGATCAGGTCGAAGCGCGCCCAGTGGTAGTAGGTGATGTACGGCGCCTCGGCGTTGAGGATCTTGTCGGCGCTCTCATACGTCGTCTTGCGCTTCGCCGGGTCGTTCTCCTTGAGACCCGAAGCCACGAGGCTGTCGAACTCGGCGTTCTTCCAGTGGGCGTAGAAGAAGTCGGCCTTCGAGTCGAAGAGCAGGTTGTACCAGTTGTTCGGGTCCTCGTAGTCCGAGCCCCAGCCGCTGACGTACATGTGGAAAGGCTGGTCCTTCCGTGTTGTGCGCCAGTTGTCAAAGGCCTTGTCTTCCATCGGCTCGAGGACGATGTCGATCCCGAGCGCGGACTTCCACATGCCCTGGATCGCCTCAGCGATCGCCTTCGTCTCGGCCGCGCCCGATGCGAACGTGAATTTCACGTTGGCCGGCCAGTTCTTCCCGTCGGGATAACCGGCTTCGGAGAGAAGCTGCTTGGCCTTGGCCATGTCATAGCCGAGCGCGTTCGACGTCTTCTGTCCGGGAATGCCCGGCGCGACGATCGAGACCGCATTGAAGTACGCGTCCTTCAGGACCACTTCGTTGAGTCGCTTCGCATCGGTCGCCA
This sequence is a window from Candidatus Limnocylindria bacterium. Protein-coding genes within it:
- a CDS encoding ABC transporter permease, yielding MTTFIVRRVLWMIPSLVVVFTLTFVVVHATPGSPWDESEKPLPEAVKQNLAKQYHLDDPLPKQYADYLINALHGDLGPSYRSVERSVSEIVAATLPVSAQLGLAAMLFALLVGIPLGTLAAVKHNTWIDYTASLITVSGLATPPFVRVSLLIVALSLGVAWLPTGGWNGILDVRAIIPTLAIGLGPAAILARYTRSSLLEVLGQDFIRTARAKGLRELMIVVRHAMKNALIPVLTVAGVTLSNVITGAFFVERIYGVPGIGRQFVDSVTGRDYPLLLGIVLIFAILISVVNLLTDISYGYADPRIRYR